A genome region from Streptomyces xanthophaeus includes the following:
- a CDS encoding sterol desaturase family protein, whose translation MPNLPDVVLWSIPAFVLLTVIEVVSYRLHPDEDAAGYDTKDAATSITMGLGSIGFDLLWKIPVVAVFTAVYELTPLRVPFLWWTALLMLLVQDFLYYWQHRLHHVIRILWACHVVHHSSRRFNLTTALRQPWTSATTWWFYLPMVALGVHPAAIPFCYGLNLLYQFWVHTERIGKLPRPYEYVFNTPSHHRVHHASQGGYLDRNFGGILIVWDRMFGSWVGETDKPVYGLTKNIGTHNPLRVATHEYAAIARDVRAAGSWRQRAGHVFRGPGWQPAPASTPAPAPASAPAPATGSAADPAAPAVQESTA comes from the coding sequence ATGCCGAACCTGCCCGATGTCGTGCTGTGGTCCATACCTGCCTTCGTGCTGCTCACCGTCATCGAGGTGGTGAGCTACCGGCTCCATCCCGACGAGGACGCCGCCGGCTACGACACCAAGGACGCCGCCACGAGCATCACCATGGGGCTCGGCAGTATCGGCTTCGACCTGCTCTGGAAGATCCCGGTCGTCGCCGTCTTCACCGCGGTCTACGAACTGACCCCGCTGCGGGTGCCGTTCCTGTGGTGGACCGCCCTGCTGATGCTGCTCGTCCAGGACTTCCTCTACTACTGGCAGCACCGGCTCCACCACGTCATCCGCATCCTGTGGGCCTGCCACGTGGTCCACCACAGCAGCCGGCGGTTCAACCTCACCACCGCCCTGCGCCAGCCCTGGACCAGCGCCACCACCTGGTGGTTCTACCTGCCGATGGTGGCCCTCGGCGTGCACCCGGCGGCGATCCCGTTCTGCTACGGACTCAATCTGCTCTACCAGTTCTGGGTCCACACCGAGCGCATCGGCAAGCTGCCGCGGCCCTACGAGTACGTCTTCAACACCCCCTCCCACCACCGTGTCCACCACGCCTCGCAGGGCGGCTACCTGGACCGCAACTTCGGCGGCATCCTGATCGTCTGGGACCGGATGTTCGGTTCCTGGGTGGGGGAGACGGACAAGCCCGTCTACGGGCTCACCAAGAACATCGGCACCCACAACCCGCTGCGGGTGGCCACCCACGAGTACGCGGCCATCGCCCGGGACGTGCGCGCCGCCGGGAGCTGGCGCCAGCGGGCCGGACACGTCTTCCGCGGCCCCGGCTGGCAGCCCGCCCCCGCATCAACCCCTGCCCCCGCCCCCGCATCCGCCCCCGCCCCGGCCACCGGCTCCGCAGCCGACCCCGCCGCCCCGGCCGTACAGGAGAGCACCGCGTGA
- a CDS encoding lysoplasmalogenase, which produces MSTAESPGRPAPAWAADQVPAGRPRLGRIALVAFAVAAAVDLGSLLAGWHLGHVIAKPLLMPLLVTHMATRGAPRLLLAALLFGWGGDLALLFDAEPAFLVGMGSFAVGHVCYLVLFGKRPANPLVGGAYALALLGTVALLWSDLPADLRIPVAGYSLLLTAMAFRSSALGLRAGIGGALFLLSDTLIATAVAEWPQLPRPDFWIMATYLAAQYLLATGATSREAGVR; this is translated from the coding sequence GTGAGCACCGCCGAGTCCCCGGGCCGACCCGCCCCCGCCTGGGCGGCGGACCAGGTGCCGGCCGGCCGTCCGCGCCTCGGCCGGATCGCCCTCGTGGCCTTCGCCGTGGCCGCCGCCGTCGACCTCGGCTCGCTGCTCGCCGGCTGGCACCTCGGGCACGTCATCGCCAAACCGCTGCTGATGCCGCTGCTCGTGACCCACATGGCCACCCGCGGCGCCCCTCGGCTGCTGCTCGCCGCCCTGCTGTTCGGCTGGGGCGGGGACCTGGCCCTGCTCTTCGACGCCGAGCCCGCCTTCCTCGTGGGCATGGGCTCCTTCGCCGTCGGGCACGTCTGCTACCTCGTCCTCTTCGGCAAGCGGCCCGCGAACCCGCTGGTCGGGGGCGCGTACGCGCTCGCCCTCCTCGGCACCGTCGCCCTGCTGTGGTCCGATCTGCCGGCCGACCTGCGGATCCCGGTGGCCGGCTACAGCCTGCTGCTCACCGCCATGGCGTTCCGCTCCAGCGCTCTCGGCCTGCGGGCCGGGATCGGCGGCGCGCTGTTCCTGCTCTCCGACACCCTCATCGCCACGGCCGTCGCAGAATGGCCCCAGCTGCCCCGGCCGGACTTCTGGATCATGGCCACGTACCTCGCCGCCCAGTACCTGCTGGCCACTGGCGCGACCTCCCGGGAAGCAGGCGTACGGTAG
- a CDS encoding zinc-dependent alcohol dehydrogenase family protein, translating to MRATVIHAPHDIRVEEVPDAAIQRPEDAVVRVLRACICGSDLWAYRGEAERQPGQRIGHEFLGIVEETGSAVSGLRAGDLVVAPFMWSDGTCEYCAEGLFTSCEHGGFWGSVGHDGGQGEAVRVPHADGTLVKLPAEAVSDDHLLTGLLALSDVMGTGHHAALGAGVREGSTVAVVGDGAVGLCGVLAAKRLGAERIIALGRHTVRTDIAKLFGATDVVAERGEAAEAAVRELLGGRGAHAVIEAVGTEQSMRTAVNITRDGGAIGYVGVPHGSGTGLDLGVMFDRNITLRGGVAPVRAYIPELLKDVLSGAIDPAPVFDRTVSLDEVPDGYRSMDDRSALKVMIKP from the coding sequence ATGCGCGCCACCGTCATCCACGCCCCGCACGACATACGCGTGGAGGAGGTGCCCGACGCTGCGATCCAGCGCCCCGAGGACGCCGTCGTCCGCGTCCTGCGTGCCTGTATCTGCGGCAGCGACCTGTGGGCCTACCGCGGCGAGGCCGAGCGTCAGCCCGGCCAGCGCATCGGCCACGAGTTCCTGGGCATCGTCGAGGAGACCGGCTCCGCCGTGTCCGGCCTGCGGGCCGGCGACCTCGTCGTCGCCCCCTTCATGTGGTCGGACGGCACCTGCGAGTACTGCGCCGAGGGGCTCTTCACCTCCTGCGAGCACGGCGGCTTCTGGGGCTCGGTCGGCCACGACGGAGGCCAGGGCGAGGCCGTCCGCGTCCCGCACGCCGACGGCACCCTGGTGAAGCTGCCCGCCGAGGCCGTTTCCGACGACCACCTGCTGACCGGGCTGCTCGCGCTGTCCGACGTCATGGGCACCGGCCACCACGCGGCGCTGGGCGCCGGCGTGCGCGAGGGCTCCACGGTCGCCGTCGTCGGCGACGGCGCGGTCGGCCTGTGCGGCGTCCTCGCCGCCAAGCGCCTGGGCGCCGAGCGGATCATCGCCCTGGGCCGCCACACCGTACGGACGGACATCGCGAAGCTCTTCGGGGCCACCGACGTCGTCGCCGAGCGCGGCGAGGCCGCCGAGGCGGCCGTGCGCGAGCTCCTCGGCGGCCGGGGCGCGCACGCGGTCATCGAGGCGGTCGGCACCGAGCAGTCGATGCGCACCGCCGTGAACATCACCCGCGACGGTGGGGCCATCGGTTACGTCGGCGTCCCGCACGGCAGCGGCACCGGCCTCGACCTCGGCGTCATGTTCGACCGCAACATCACCCTGCGCGGCGGCGTGGCCCCGGTCCGCGCGTACATCCCGGAGCTGCTGAAGGACGTGCTCAGCGGCGCGATCGACCCGGCTCCCGTCTTCGACCGGACCGTGTCGCTGGACGAGGTTCCGGACGGCTACCGGTCGATGGACGACCGCAGCGCGCTCAAGGTGATGATCAAGCCCTGA